The nucleotide window AAGCAGGCATCGCGCCGACCACGCCCGTGCAGGTGCAGCTCAGCTGGCTTGCGGATAATGATAACGGTCTGACGGATTTCTCGCAGGCCCAGATCTGGCGCGGCCCGGCCGCTGCGGGCCCATGGGTGGCACTGGGCGCCCCCACCAACGCCAGCAGCCGCAGCATCAGCGGCAGCTCCAACGCGCTGGGCTTTTTCACCGTCAGCAACCTGGCCAACCCGTTGCCGGTGGAGCTGCTGAGCTTCACGGCCGAGCGTCAGGGCGAAAATGGCCTGCTGCACTGGACCACCGCCACTGAAAAGGACAACGCGCACTTCGTAGTGGAATCCTCCGTGGATGGCACCACATTCCGGCGCATCGGGCAGGTAGCCGGGCACGGTACCACCGTACAACGCCAGGATTACCGGTTCAAGGACGTGAACGTAGCTCGCTACGCCACGGAGCTGGTTTACTACCGGCTGCGGCAGGTAGACAACAACGGGGTGGAGCACCTGGCGCCGGTGCGGACCATCAACGTGCCTTTACAGGTCTTTTTCGCAGTGCAGGCGTATCCCAACCCCTTCCAGAATGCGGGCGTGGGCGTGGTAGTCCGTACGTCGCAGGCCAGCCCTGCCACGCTGCTCGTCACCGATGCCGTGGGCCGCGTGCTGGTGTCGCGGAAAGTAACGCTGGGCAAAGGCAGCAACGAAGTGGCGTTGCCGGAAGCCCAGCAATGGTCGCAGGGCCTCTATCTGCTGCGCG belongs to Hymenobacter sp. J193 and includes:
- a CDS encoding T9SS type A sorting domain-containing protein; the protein is MKTLLAQRMTATLLGLTPLAAGAQGLTNDGAVITIEAGATVYVSEAVTNKASSTLTNNGRLVIGGNLTNAGSLTSGGQLVFAGSAPQELDATGATLARVRVSNSGPDGSNHLKFLANTTITDSLTLTKGMVQTPVAVTITLPNGAVLSGEGTKQYVQGNLRIERSSLAGGSATDFGHGFSLNPGTNALGTVAATRTAGLQTAGVSYGQLGSNKGIDQLWRVEAGIAPTTPVQVQLSWLADNDNGLTDFSQAQIWRGPAAAGPWVALGAPTNASSRSISGSSNALGFFTVSNLANPLPVELLSFTAERQGENGLLHWTTATEKDNAHFVVESSVDGTTFRRIGQVAGHGTTVQRQDYRFKDVNVARYATELVYYRLRQVDNNGVEHLAPVRTINVPLQVFFAVQAYPNPFQNAGVGVVVRTSQASPATLLVTDAVGRVLVSRKVTLGKGSNEVALPEAQQWSQGLYLLRVQQGPQQEVLKLIRE